Proteins encoded within one genomic window of Eurosta solidaginis isolate ZX-2024a chromosome 1, ASM4086904v1, whole genome shotgun sequence:
- the Obp83g gene encoding general odorant-binding protein 99a, which produces MKYELILVLICVTLVTAKFQLRTPQDALATHEECHEEFRVPDDIYDKFLNYEFPPHKRTNCYVKCFVEKMGLFTEQKGFDEKAIMRQFSAGNTKNLAKIAHGLERCLDHNEHDSDACTWAHRVFSCFLTVNRPLVRKTYTEV; this is translated from the exons atgaaATACGAACTGATATTGGTGCTGATCTGTGTGACATTG GTTACAGCAAAATTTCAGCTTCGTACACCACAAGATGCTCTCGCCACACATGAGGAGTGCCATGAGGAGTTTCGTGTGCCCGATGATATTTATGATAAATTCTTGAACTATGAATTTCCACCACACAAACGCACAAATTGTTATGTGAAATGTTTTGTTGAGAAAATGGGTCTGTTCACTGAGCAGAAAGGGTTTGATGAGAAGGCGATTATGAGACAATTCTCAGCAGGAAATACAAAAAATTTGGCTAAGATCGCGCATGGCCTTGAGAGATGTCTTGATCATAATGAGCATGATTCGGATGCCTGTACATGGGCTCATCGAGTATTCTCTTGTTTCTTAACTGTGAATCGACCACTTGTGCGTAAAACTTATACTGAAGTTTAA